From one Fusobacterium mortiferum ATCC 9817 genomic stretch:
- a CDS encoding YfcC family protein, with product MEQRKRFSMPHTYVLIGMILVILTGLTYLVPSGSYQRAVDPVLNRTMVVANSFEYVAQTPVSIFRMFKAIIDGLVSTSDIIFFIFFAYGYINMLISTGAFYGGLGTVIKRFNGRETLIFPIFMVIFGICGSTFGLYEETYGLLPAFMGISVALGYDALVGGAAVIVGTATGFAAATLNPFTIGIAQGIAEVPIGSGIGLRTIAFIVFQATAIIYVMMYARKVKLNPEKSIVKDVKFNFSNGMTRDELEGLPFTNKHKLIMGLFLITIGILVYGTTHYGWYLNELSTLFFIMMLITGLIGGYNFSQISQHFITSTSDVLFGAFAVGVARALTIVMEDGQIIDTIINSMAATLSTLPKSIAAVGMVVVQNMINFFIPSGSGQAATSMPIMAPLADAIGLTRQTAVLAFQFGDGFSNLFWPTSAATMCGLMSLPINKWYKFITPLFLIMFGLQVIFIIIAVAINYGPF from the coding sequence ATGGAACAAAGAAAAAGATTTTCAATGCCACACACTTATGTACTAATAGGAATGATATTAGTAATTTTAACAGGACTTACTTATTTAGTCCCATCTGGGAGTTATCAAAGAGCAGTTGACCCAGTTTTAAATAGAACTATGGTAGTAGCTAACTCATTTGAATATGTAGCACAAACTCCAGTTTCTATATTTAGAATGTTTAAAGCTATAATAGATGGGTTAGTATCAACATCTGATATAATATTTTTTATCTTCTTTGCTTATGGATATATTAATATGTTGATAAGTACAGGAGCTTTTTATGGGGGACTAGGAACTGTAATAAAAAGATTTAATGGAAGAGAAACATTGATATTTCCAATATTTATGGTAATATTTGGAATTTGTGGTTCTACATTTGGATTATATGAAGAAACTTATGGATTACTTCCTGCTTTTATGGGAATATCTGTGGCTTTAGGATATGATGCTCTAGTTGGAGGAGCTGCTGTAATAGTAGGAACAGCTACTGGATTTGCTGCTGCTACTCTTAATCCTTTTACTATAGGAATAGCTCAAGGAATAGCAGAAGTACCTATTGGTTCAGGAATTGGACTTAGAACAATAGCTTTTATAGTTTTCCAAGCAACTGCTATAATATATGTTATGATGTATGCTAGAAAAGTGAAATTAAATCCTGAGAAATCAATAGTAAAAGATGTTAAATTTAATTTTTCTAACGGAATGACTAGAGATGAATTAGAAGGATTACCTTTTACAAATAAGCATAAATTAATAATGGGATTATTTTTAATCACTATTGGAATTTTAGTATATGGAACTACCCATTATGGTTGGTATTTAAATGAATTATCTACTTTATTCTTTATAATGATGTTAATAACAGGATTAATTGGTGGATATAATTTTAGTCAGATATCTCAACATTTTATTACTTCAACTTCTGATGTGTTATTTGGAGCTTTTGCTGTAGGAGTAGCTAGAGCCTTAACAATAGTAATGGAAGATGGACAAATAATAGATACAATTATAAATAGTATGGCTGCTACTTTATCTACTCTACCAAAATCAATAGCAGCAGTAGGAATGGTAGTAGTTCAAAATATGATAAATTTCTTTATTCCATCTGGTTCAGGGCAAGCAGCTACATCTATGCCTATTATGGCACCATTAGCTGATGCTATTGGACTTACTAGACAGACAGCTGTATTGGCTTTCCAATTTGGAGATGGATTCTCAAATCTATTTTGGCCAACATCAGCAGCTACTATGTGTGGACTTATGAGTTTACCAATCAATAAATGGTATAAATTTATAACTCCATTATTCTTAATTATGTTTGGATTACAAGTTATATTTATAATAATAGCAGTGGCTATTAATTATGGACCATTTTAA
- a CDS encoding 5'-nucleotidase, lipoprotein e(P4) family, with protein MKNKKLLSLLAISITILTMTGCSNLYEKKDEKVVLTYDELAARENMMGTNWYQTSGEAKALYLQGYNVATQRLKEYLKVPHSKPYSIVLDLDETVVDNSPYQAENILRGRGYDTESWDEWVQMKKAKAVPGAKEFLQFADKNGVKIYYISDRAESQLEATIENLKAEGIPVQGEDSVLLKNKEDKSGKVNRREYVKKHTQLIMLFGDNLSDFDVFSSKSIDERDNKVEELAKEFGDRFIIFPNPMYGAFESAIYGGKFPQAKEKVEIRESTLKSYKSLN; from the coding sequence ATGAAAAACAAAAAACTTTTATCATTGTTAGCAATATCTATAACAATTTTAACTATGACAGGATGTAGCAATTTATATGAGAAAAAAGATGAAAAAGTAGTTCTTACTTATGATGAATTAGCTGCTAGAGAAAATATGATGGGAACAAATTGGTATCAAACTTCTGGAGAAGCTAAAGCACTATATTTACAAGGATATAATGTAGCTACTCAGAGATTAAAAGAGTACTTAAAAGTTCCCCACAGTAAACCATATTCAATAGTTTTAGATTTAGATGAAACTGTAGTAGATAATAGTCCATACCAAGCTGAAAATATTTTAAGAGGAAGAGGATATGATACAGAGTCTTGGGATGAATGGGTACAGATGAAAAAAGCTAAGGCTGTTCCAGGAGCAAAGGAATTTTTACAATTTGCAGATAAAAATGGTGTAAAAATATACTATATTTCTGATAGAGCAGAAAGTCAATTAGAAGCTACTATTGAAAATTTAAAAGCTGAGGGTATACCAGTGCAAGGTGAAGATAGTGTACTATTAAAAAATAAAGAGGATAAGAGTGGAAAGGTTAATCGTCGTGAATATGTAAAAAAACATACTCAATTAATTATGCTTTTTGGAGATAACTTATCAGATTTTGATGTATTCTCTTCTAAGTCAATAGATGAAAGAGATAATAAAGTAGAAGAATTAGCAAAGGAGTTTGGAGATAGATTTATAATCTTCCCTAACCCTATGTATGGAGCATTTGAAAGTGCTATATATGGAGGAAAATTCCCACAAGCTAAAGAGAAAGTAGAAATAAGAGAGAGTACTTTAAAAAGTTATAAATCTCTTAATTAA
- the cas1 gene encoding CRISPR-associated endonuclease Cas1, with protein MDLFVQKNGSKIYREKEYFVVERKEEGKEYFSYNLIDNIIIQEGNQLTSDFLLEIIEKDIPLYLGDKYGNIRGKFTPITYNTNSNIRERQYQLWIREYGKELGKSWIMEKIENQKKHIQKIYSRRGVLDKFLEIERKFDENITKIKNITWNDKDFENRVMGYEGRSSILYYEEIKKFLPENWSFTKRETQGAKEPYNIVLNYAFGILYFKLERYLTLAGLDIQLGIIHSNNNKSNSLIFDFIEPFRILAWECAFSLFSKKELNKNYFNLNEGKIELEGKRVIAKDLYNRLKNIVEYNGKKMSYEEKIEKRAKELVKELMKNEIYSKL; from the coding sequence ATGGATTTATTTGTACAAAAAAATGGAAGTAAGATATATAGAGAAAAAGAGTATTTTGTTGTAGAAAGAAAAGAAGAGGGAAAGGAGTATTTTTCATATAATCTTATTGATAATATTATAATACAAGAGGGGAATCAATTAACAAGTGATTTTCTTTTAGAGATTATAGAAAAAGATATTCCATTGTATCTTGGGGATAAGTATGGAAATATTAGAGGAAAATTTACTCCAATAACCTATAATACCAATAGCAATATAAGAGAAAGACAATATCAACTTTGGATAAGAGAGTATGGAAAAGAATTAGGAAAATCTTGGATAATGGAAAAAATAGAGAATCAAAAGAAACATATACAGAAAATTTATTCGAGACGAGGAGTGTTGGATAAATTTTTAGAGATAGAGAGAAAATTTGATGAGAATATTACAAAAATAAAAAATATTACTTGGAATGATAAGGATTTTGAAAATAGAGTGATGGGATATGAAGGTAGGAGTAGTATTTTGTACTATGAAGAGATAAAAAAATTTTTACCAGAAAATTGGAGTTTTACAAAAAGAGAGACACAGGGAGCGAAAGAACCTTATAACATTGTATTAAATTATGCTTTTGGTATATTGTATTTTAAATTAGAAAGATATTTAACTTTAGCTGGCTTAGATATACAATTAGGAATTATCCATTCCAATAATAATAAAAGTAATTCTTTAATTTTTGATTTTATTGAACCTTTTAGAATATTAGCTTGGGAATGTGCTTTTTCACTTTTTAGTAAAAAAGAATTAAATAAAAATTATTTTAATCTTAATGAAGGTAAGATTGAATTAGAAGGGAAAAGAGTGATAGCTAAAGATTTATATAATAGATTGAAAAATATAGTAGAGTATAATGGAAAAAAGATGAGCTATGAAGAGAAGATTGAAAAAAGAGCTAAAGAACTTGTAAAGGAATTGATGAAAAATGAAATATATAGTAAGTTATGA
- the cas2 gene encoding CRISPR-associated endonuclease Cas2 — MKYIVSYDISVGKIRKEFSDFLKSEGFIRIQKSVFLGKINKKYMYKRFRDWIEKIDKIEDSIIVFPLCDLDFEESYFLGITFDIKDIEKFENMFIM; from the coding sequence ATGAAATATATAGTAAGTTATGATATTTCAGTTGGAAAAATTAGAAAAGAGTTTAGTGATTTTTTAAAAAGCGAGGGATTTATTAGGATACAAAAGTCTGTATTTTTAGGAAAAATAAATAAGAAATATATGTATAAAAGATTTAGAGATTGGATAGAAAAAATAGATAAGATAGAAGATTCGATTATAGTTTTTCCTCTATGTGATTTAGATTTTGAAGAATCTTATTTTTTAGGAATAACTTTTGATATAAAAGATATTGAAAAGTTTGAAAATATGTTTATAATGTGA
- the cas2 gene encoding CRISPR-associated endonuclease Cas2: MKVIIAYDIIENGVRNRIIEVLLEEGMMRIQKSVFFGEINEKKIKKLVKRVEGIIDKEIDSLYFFKLCEKDFSKVNYFGKNIEFHFFNKDFFII, translated from the coding sequence ATGAAAGTTATAATAGCTTATGATATAATAGAAAATGGAGTGAGAAATAGAATAATAGAAGTTTTATTAGAAGAAGGAATGATGAGAATACAAAAATCTGTATTTTTTGGAGAAATCAATGAGAAAAAAATAAAAAAATTAGTTAAAAGAGTAGAAGGAATAATTGATAAGGAGATAGATTCATTATATTTTTTTAAATTATGTGAGAAGGATTTCTCTAAGGTAAATTATTTTGGAAAAAATATAGAGTTTCATTTTTTTAATAAAGATTTTTTTATAATATGA